A genome region from Arachis duranensis cultivar V14167 chromosome 8, aradu.V14167.gnm2.J7QH, whole genome shotgun sequence includes the following:
- the LOC107460435 gene encoding uncharacterized protein LOC107460435, with protein sequence MKKILVTGASGYLGGRLCSALLRQGYSVRVLVRPTSDLSAIPTPSETFYGDITDYASLLPAFAGCSVVFHVAALVEPWLPDPSKLFSVNVGGLKNVLRALKDTKTVEKLIYTSSFFALGPTDGAIADENQVHHEKFFCTEYEKSKLAADKIAKEAASEGAPMVLLYPGVIYGPGKVTAGNVLARMIIERFNWRLPGYIGKGNDGFSFSHVDDVVEGHIAAMEKGKPGSRYLLTGENASFKHVFDLAAAITDTRKPILSIPLWMIEAYGWLMVLFSRITGKLPLISPPTLHVLRHKWEYSCAKAEEELDYRPRSLKEGLAEVLLWLKNECFITY encoded by the exons GATACTGGTGACTGGCGCATCTGGTTACCTCGGCGGGAGGCTCTGTTCTGCCCTCCTTCGACAAGGTTACTCCGTTAGGGTCCTCGTTAGGCCTACCAGCGACCTCTCCGCAATTCCCACACCTTCCGAAACTTTCTACGGCGACATTACAGACTACGCGTCCCTCCTCCCCGCATTCGCCGGTTGCTCCGTTGTCTTCCACGTCGCCGCTCTCGTCGAGCCCTGGCTTCCCGATCCCTCCAAATTGTTCTCC GTTAACGTTGGAGGATTGAAGAATGTTTTAAGGGCGTTGAAGGATACCAAGACAGTGGAGAAACTCATATATACGTCGTCGTTTTTCGCTCTTGGACCCACTGATGGAGCCATTGCCGATGAGAATCAG GTGCATCATGAGAAATTTTTCTGCACGGAATATGAGAAATCAAAGCTTGCAGCGGACAAGATTGCGAAGGAAGCTGCATCAGAGGGTGCACCAATGGTCCTCCTTTATCCAGGGGTAATCTACGGTCCTGGCAAGGTCACTGCAGGGAATGTTCTTGCTCGAATG ATAATAGAACGCTTTAATTGGAGACTACCTGGTTACATAGGCAAGGGAAACGATGGATTTTCCTTCAGCCATGTTGATGATGTTGTTGAAGGGCACATTGCGGCAATGGAAAAAGGAAAACCTGGGAGTAGATACCTACTGACGGGTGAGAATGCATCATTCAAACATGTTTTCGATCTGGCTGCTGCCATAACTGATACTAGGAAGCCAATACTTAGCATCCCTTTGTGGATGATTGAAGCATATGGCTGGCTCATGGTTTTATTCTCTAGAATCACTGGAAAGCTTCCCCTCATCAGTCCACCC ACTCTGCATGTTTTAAGACACAAGTGGGAGTATTCGTGCGCGAAAGCTGAGGAGGAGCTAGACTATAGGCCTAGAAGCCTGAAAGAAGGACTTGCTGAGGTGCTACTCTGGTTGAAGAATGAGTGCTTTATAACATATTAG
- the LOC110274454 gene encoding uncharacterized protein LOC110274454, whose product MHIPPMNVPHKLLKELANSFNLDKNKLDTRYGSLKIKPKKIGAALAFNASGDHFLKKVSFKELYEENKEIFRRFQEKTLKNLTDQMMDIGVDNDQDRLMFKRIFILYNQMAFLLLTTINKVSPVHLTLIFQLDNITECN is encoded by the exons ATGCATATCCCGCCGATGAATGTGCCACACAAATTGTTGAAGGAGTTGGCTAATTCCTTTAATTTGGACAAAAACAAATTGGACACAAGGTATGGTTCGTTGAAAATTAAACCCAAAAAAATAGGAGCTGCCCTTGCCTTCAATGCATCAG GAGACCATTTTCTCAAAAAAGTGAGTTTTAAAGAACTTTATGAGGAGAACAAAGAGATTTTTAGAAGGTTCCAGGAAAAAACATTAAAGAATTTGACCGATCAGATGATGGATATCGGTGTTGATAACGATCAAGATCGCTTAATGTTCAAAaggattttcatcctctatAATCAAATGGCGTTCTTGTTGCTAACTACCATAAACAAAGTATCTCCTGTCCATCTAACTCTAATTTTTCAACTTGATAACATAACGGAGTGCAACTAG